Genomic DNA from Deltaproteobacteria bacterium GWC2_65_14:
TAGCTCCTCGATGAATCTCCACTCATCGAAGTTTACCGTAAGTTTACCACTGCCCGCCCATACGGCTTATTTGCTCTATACTCCGTATACCGATGGTTCATTCGTAAGTACTTAATAATGTGAAACTTAATTCGATACGGTTGCTTCCGGGCAACCTCTCCACTTGCCTTGGGAGCAAGGGTCGGCGGTTCAAGTCCGCCCGTCCCGACCATGTTTTTCCAGTCAGAATCGCCGCATCCGGCAGCCTGTTGCCGTCAGGATACGGGCAATCCCCCCGCACCTACCCGATGGCCGGCTCGAGAACAACCTCCGTCCGGAGGGAGTTCGAGACGAGGCAGTTTTTTTCCGCCTTGTGGAGGATCTCCTCCGCCTGCTTGCGGTCCGCTCCGGGCCGCAGCGTGACCCGGGGGCGGACGACGATCTTCGTGAAGACGAGCCGTTCGTCCACGAACTCGAGGAGCCCCTCCGCCTCGCTCTCGTACCCTTCGAAGGCCAGGCCCGCGCGTCCGGCGAAGGCCAGGAAAGTCGTCATGATGCAGGAGTTCACGGCGGCGACGTAGAGGTCCTCGGGCGACCAGATCCCCTCGTGCCCCTTGAACTCGGGGGGGGTCGCCACCTCGACGGGCGGCTTCCCGGCCACGGTCAGGGTGCCCTTCTTCTCGCCCGTCCATCGGACGGAGGTCGCGTACTTGTAGCTCTTGGGGCGGATCGCCATCGGTCGCTCCTTTCCCGGTCAGTAGATGAGGCGCGCCCGGATCGTGCCGGGGATCGCCTCGAGGTCCGAAAGGGTCCCCGTGTTGGGGCCGTCCACGTCGATGATCGCGTAACCGACGGCCCCCCGGGTCTGCAGGTGCTGTCCGGCGATGTTGACGTTTCGTCACGCGAACATGTCGTTGATGCGGGCGAGCATCCCGGGGATGTTTTCGTGTATGTGCGAGAACCGGTGGAGATACGCCCTCCCCAGCGGCTGGTAGACCGGCAGGTTGACGCTCGTGATGGTGGCGCCGGAGGCAAAATAGGCCGCGATCCGCTCCGCGACGAAGGTGCCGATCCCCGCCTGGGCCTCTTCCGTGGAACCCCCGACATGCGGTGTCGGGATTACGTTGGGCAATCCCTGCAGGGGGGAAGCGAAAGGGACCTTGCCGCTTTCCGGCTCCTCGGGGAAGATATCGACGGCGGCTCCCTTGATCCTGCCTTTCCGGATGTGGCGGGCGAGGGCCTCCACGTCCACCACGAATCCCCGGCTCAGGTTCAGGAAGATGACCCCCTTCTGCATNNNNNNNNGGACCGTGATGATGTCGGAGCGGCGCAGGAGCTGCTTGAGTGGGACCTTCCGTGCGTTCCCCAGGGAGAGCTTTTCCTCGATGTCGTGGTACACGACTTCCATCCCGAGGGATTCGGCGAGGATGGACAGCTGGGAGCCGATATTCCCGTATCCGATGATCCCCAGCCGCTTTCCCCGGATCTCGTGGAACCCTTCGGAGGACTTCGTCCATACGCCGTTGTGGAGCCTGCCGCTGCTTTCGAACACCCCCCGCAGGAGCAGGATCATTTCGCCCAGGGCCATCTCGACGACGCTGCGCGTATTGCTGTAGGGGGCGTTGAAGACCGCGATCCCCTGCGCGCTGCAGGCGGGGATATCGATCTGCTCCGTGCCGATGCAGAAGGCGCCGATCGCCGACAGGTTCGGCGCCCGCTGAAGGATCTCGGGGCCGACGAGGGTCTTCGACCGGATCCCGAGGACGGCCACGTTCTCCATCATCTGGGCGAGCAGTTTTTTCCCGGGGCTGTGGGGAACCTCCTCCACCTTGAAGCCCGCCTCCTTGAATACGCGGACTGCCCGGGGTGGATGTTTTCCAGGAGGAGCGCCTTCATGCGAATCACTATACCATCGGCGTCGCCTGGATGGCTTGCGAGGATCGGGTGGCCGGCGCCCACGTTCGCCCCTCATGCGCTCCGGCTTCCGCAGCACAGCGGGCGCCGCCGCCGGTCACCACTTGAAGAGCTTCTTGATCCCTTCCTTCGCCCCTTCGCGGATGCTGTCCAGCGTCTCCCCCTTCTTCTCCGCGCGGATCACCTCCTGCGTAGCGCCCGACTCCTTGTCCACGAACTTCATCGGGTATCCGCTCTCCAGCACCTTCCGGTACTCCGCCGACTCCTCGTAGTCATCCTGCCCCAGCCCCATCTTCTTCATCTCCCGGGACAGATCCTCGAACTCCTTCCACACGGCGGGGCCAAGTTCCCCGGCCGGATCGATCTTCCCGGTCCCCCAGATTTCTTCCCGCGGCGTTCCCCCCACGGACACGCGGTACCCGTCGCAGGCATAGCCGGCGACCGTCCCTCCGGAGATGCGGGCGACCGTGACCTTCCCTCCGGGTCGGGAGGAGGCCCCCGGAAGGGAAATCCCCTGGCGCTTCATTTCCTCCATCGCCTGCTGCGAGGCCTTCATCCCCTCGCGGACCATCTTCCGGTATTCCTCGAAGGTCATCACGCTGTACTGTTTTCCCTATGAAAAGCAACCCGCCGCATGCCGCGGTCCGCTTCATCCCGCGCCCCCCTCCATTTCCGGCCCGCCCTGCCACAGGAGCGGGCCCCTGGCCCGAATAAACCGCAATGCACCGGTAGTATCCTTTTACTCTCGTCCTCGTGAGGTTGCAACAGCCCCCGAGCCAGGTGCCTACGCCAACACCTTGGAATGCAAGGGATAATTGTGGAAATGAATTTCCCACGGGGCCCGGGAGGCGACTCTGTAACCTCCTGATAAACAAAGATATTGACAGGGGGGCACCGAAATTGCTTTATTATAGGCTCGCTTGGGGACGTGAGAGAAAACCGGGATGGAAAACGGCGATATGTCGCGCTTGTTCTCGGTCTACAAGGTGGAAAACGGAGAGAAGATCCTCCTCGGCGGTCTGGTGGAACGCCGGGGATCCAGGCGGAAACACTCCAACCGCATGGGGCTCCTGCGGCTGGCCAGAAAGAAATTCGCGGAGTCTCCCGATCAGGATATCCGGATCGTCCTGAAGGAAGAACGATAATACCGAATTACGGGATGGCCCGGTTCCCCGCCGGCACGGGGGAACGGGGATGCCTGCCTAGGAACGTTGCTCCCGGATCGTGGCCCGGAGGCTTTCCATCATCTCCTCGAAGGTCGCCTTCCGGAGGATGCCGTTGAACTGCGATCGGTAATTGTTCACCAGGCTGATCCCCTCGATGACGACGTCGT
This window encodes:
- a CDS encoding osmotically inducible protein OsmC produces the protein MAIRPKSYKYATSVRWTGEKKGTLTVAGKPPVEVATPPEFKGHEGIWSPEDLYVAAVNSCIMTTFLAFAGRAGLAFEGYESEAEGLLEFVDERLVFTKIVVRPRVTLRPGADRKQAEEILHKAEKNCLVSNSLRTEVVLEPAIG